TCCATATCAATTCGCAGACCCCCGTGGGAACGATTCGATACAAATCAGGTGGGGCCATGGCAGCGGCACAGAGCTTCGTCATCAACGTTAAAGGCAAACAGAGCCACGGCTCAAGGCCATGGTCTGGCGTAGATCCCATTTTGATCAGTGCCAAGATCATAGACGGGCTACAAACCATCATTAGCAGGGAGATGGACCTTACCAACGAGGCCGCGGTGATAACGGTTGGCAAAATCAAAAGCGGTGTACGTTCGAACATCATACCTGAATCAGCAGAAATGCGCGGTACCATTCGCACCCTCGATTATAATATGAAAGAGAAAATAAGTCGACGGATGAAAGAAATGGTGGCCACCATTGCCAAGGCATATGGAGGCGAAGCGACCATCGACATTCAAGATAACACCGATATTACCTACAATGACCCTGATCTGGTTACCCAGATGCTGCCCACTTTGCAACGGGTGGCCGGTACGGATAATGTGGTCACGCAGAACGCCATTACCGGGGCAGAGGATTTTTCTTATTTTCAAAGGGAAGTGCCCGGTTTCTTTTTCTTTTTGGGAGGAATGACGCCCGGAAACGAGAACCCCTACCCCCACCACACCCCCGATTTCTTGATTGATGATAGCGGACTGGTTTTGGGAGTGAAGGCCATGACCGAACTGGCGTTGGATTATTTAGAGAATGGACAGTAAAAAATATAAGTGTATGAAAAAAATTACCCTTCTTGTGCTAATGAATGTTCTAATGCTCTCTACACTGCAGGCCCAGCGAAAGAGCGAACTGTTGGCTGAAATTGATACGCTAAGGACAAAGCTTCGCATGGTCGAAGATTCCCTTGCAAAATACCAACGTATCGCCTCTGCGAACGAAGCCCAGGCAAAAACGCTTCAAAACCAGAATGAAAGCCTTCGTGAAGCCAATGCCACCCTCATGAAAAACCTGAACAGTTTTTCAGAGATATCAAGTAAGAACTCCGAGACGGTAAATAAGGCCTTGGCCAGTCTTAAAGAAAAAGAGCAACAGATGAAGTTAATAACCAATACCTTTTCATCGAATGATTCGTCGGCCATTGCATTGATCACCAAGGGGAAGCAGACCTTGGGGGAAGATGCCAAACTAGGCACCGGTAACGGAACTGTGGTTATTGGTAATAGTCTCGCTTCGCTTTTCGGAAGTGACACGGCCACAACCCTTGCCCCAGAAAGCGGTGAATGGTTAAATCGGATAGCACAATTCTTAAATCTGGCCCCCGACCGCAAGGTTGTGGTACAAGGGCTCAACATTACCGGCGAATTTGGCCTTACCTTACAACAGGTCACTGCTGTTGCCAGTGCCCTTATAGAAAACCACAATGTAGCGCCTGAACGTATTCAAATTGAGGTGAGGGACGGTAATTTCAAGGAAGGAATCAACATTAGACTGGAGCCTGACCACGAAGATTTCTATAAAAAAGTAAAGGAAAGCCTTAACTAAAGGTAGGCCATACTTTTTATGAAAATAGTGCGTTGTACAAAAAGAATCAAACCATCCTAACATGACAGGAGACCAAATCCTACAACTTTTTGCATTTCTATTGCCCGCCGTGGTAACCGGGGCCGTGGCATTTTACTTTTTCCGTTTGCATACCAGAAACGAAGAAGGCCGACGAAGATTTCTTTTGCATAAAGAAACATCAAAACAAGCTCTTCCCATACGATTGCAGGCCTATGAGCGAATGGCCCTCTTCTTGGAGCGCATCGCAATCAATAATCTGGTGGTGCGTGTATCGCCCCAAGGGCAAGACAAGTCAAAGTATGAAAACCTGTTGGTCAAACAGATAGAGAACGAGTTTGAGCACAACCTCTCGCAGCAAATCTACATGAGTGATGAGTGCTGGAACATCATCAAGGCCGCCAAGAGTGCCACCATCCAAATTATTCGTTCTGCGGCCATGAGCGAGGCCGATTCGGCCGATAGACTTCGAGAAGACATTCTCAACCAGACCATGGAAAAACAATCGCCTTCGACCACTGCCCTTTCCTATATCAAAAAAGAGGTCAGCGATCTTTGGGGATAATAAGTTTAGTTGTTTATGTGTTTAAAAGTTTACATCGGATTGTTTCTTCCAACATTGCATCTTTAGCCTGTAGAGAATGATAAAGGCAATCATGGCAAGGAAGATTTTTCTAATTCCGTTGTTTCACCGAAACTTTTCCTTCAATAACAATGCTTCTTCTAAAAAGGATCTATTTAAAAGCTGATTTTTGAATCCAAGGGCTTAAACCATCCAATATTTTCCTATTTATGAATATTTACCCTAAACTTTAAACACAAAAAACAATGTGTTTTTTCATTCTTGGATATACGGCTCAATCGGATTGGTTTCGTCATTTTTATTTTTTGCGTATAAGTAACCTTTTTTCCACCAGAGCGTCATACGTTCTTTGTTAAAAATCAATGAGTTAGTGGTCAATACCGTTGGGGTATAGTAGAAATTGATGATGGCATTGTGCTGGTTGGCCGTCATTTTACCGATTCTGACATTTTGGTGCTCAATTCGGTCGAGCATGAATGCAAAAATGGTGGTAATCAGTTCAAACGGATTACGCGAGGGCATACGGTTCAGGTAATTCACCTCTGTGTGCAGCACGATCACATCTACCTCGGTGGCCCCTCTTTTGATCGCCTCCTCTATGGGCACAAGGCTCCCCAGTCCGCCATCAGCATATTCACAGCCGTTTTTTCTGACCAAGCTCATAAAGGGTGTGTAATTCGATGATATCCAAATCCAGTCGCAATAATCGTCGTATGTGCAGTCGTTAATGGATTTATATTCCACTTGGTTCAACGAAAGGTTTGATACGGTTACCACCACATCTGTGGTACTGTTCTTGAGCAAGTTGAATTCTTCAGGAGTGATGCTACGCCGTATCAGTTCTCTGAGGTTTTCACTTTCACCAAAGGTTTTACTGCCTTTCATGAAGTTTCTGAGTACGTTCCAATGGTTGATGGCAATCATTTCTTGGCCGTGTTTTCGCTTGATTACAAAGGGGCAGCTACTGAAAATGCTATCTTGATCGACGGAAGAATAAATTTCCTTGATTTTGTCGATCTTGTTGAGGGCAAGATGTGAAATTAAAAGGCTCCCCGTTGAGGTTCCCACGAAGAGATCGTACCGATGCCTGGCCTCTTCGATCAAAAACTGGGCCACCCCCCCTGCGAAGGCCCCTTTGCTACCCCCACCTGATATGACCAATGCCCTCATTTTTTGGTAAGCTCGTCAAAAATTGTTCTCATTTCCTTTGAAAGTGTTTTGTACACCTCTTTTAAACGCTGTGACATCTGTTGGTCTGCCATAAGTTTTCCCACTAAATTTCTTGAAAACTTTTTGAACTGCCATACGTGGTGATTGGTTGCATCGATTAGGTTTACCAGGGCCGTATCCTTAAGTGCATTGATGCTGAATAGATATTGAAAGGCCATTTGGCGCACTTCAAAATGATGGTGTGGTGCGGTGTAGCCGTTCAGTTCATGAAAATACACTTGCTTATTCTTAGGCGAAACATCTGGGGTCACCAAGGCCAGGGTCAACCACAATAGGCGGATGTTCTTATTCGGAAGCCCTATCAAACCCTGTGTTTTGTCTAAATACTTTTTTCTTTCGGACGGAAAGTTCGACCACAACTTGAACAGTGCCAGTTCTTGGGTCATATAGCTTTCATCTTTAAGAAGCGATTCAAAAGCTTCCTTCAGTTCGAAGGGAATCTTTTCGACCACCTGTGCCACAGCTTGTCTGGTTTTCAAGTCTTTTTCGTTGGTCAGGATTGTTTTCAAGTCGGGAACGGGAATCTTTTCGCCATACATTAAAATAAGCTGTCTTTTCAACTCGTCTGAGGCGCCACTATGGTACCATTTCATGTTTTTTATGGTCTCTTCATCGGCATCGTTTAACTGGAAATATGTTTTGATGCCATGTCTGTGTTTTATCAAGTATGTTTTGGTGGCTTCCCAGGGAAATTCTTCATTTTCCAGCCATTCTTCCTGAAAGCTGGAGAGGTCTTTGCCACTGGCCGTTTCCATTTCGGCCAAAAAATCGGCAATGGTCACGTTTTTAAAACTATATTTTCTTAGATAGTTCGCAACACCGCTTTTAAATGCCTTTTCCCCTACCAGCTGGCGCAGCATCACCAAAGCCCAAGCGCCCTTTTCGTAGAAGGTCAGGCTGTTCGCATTGGGATTTGTCAATGCCTCTCCATCGCCATTTTCAGATAACGTGTACAAGATTTTGGCCTTGTCCAACAGGTGCCAATAGAAATAGTCTTCCCCAAAAATTTCTTTTTCTGCCAAATACGCATAATACGTCGCAAAGCCTTCGTGCAGCCAATGGTACTTTCCGCTTGTTTCAGTGACCAGATTGCCAAACCATTGGTGGGCCAGCTCATGGGCATTGACATTCACATAGTTTTTATCGATAAATGCGGTGGAATCGATGACATACGTATTCGAAAAAATTGTCAGGGTGGTATTCTCCATTCCTGCATAGAGAAAATCATGTACCGGTACCTGCTTATAATTTTGCCACGGATAGGGCACTCCAATTTCAGCCTCTAAAAAATCGAAGATTTCTTTGGTATACCGATAGCTCGGTTCCACTTTTGTGCTGTCTTTGGGCTCATAGTACAGCTCGATCGGAATGCCAGAATTTGATTTGATGGTTTTTTTATCAAAATCACCGATGACAAAAGCGGCGAGATAGCTGCTCATGGGGTTTGTCATATCATAATGCCATCTCCGATGGTATTCATTAACGGTATCCAAAGATTTCAAGCTTCCGTTGGCCAAAACCTGAAGCCCCATATCTGCGACAATACTTAAATCCACTTCAAGCTTTTCAGTCATATCATCAAAGCTGGGCAGCCAATGACTGGTGTATTTGCCCTGGCCTTGGGTCCATATCTGTTCGTTGCCTTCAATTTCATCATCCCACCCCAAGAAATAAACAGTCTGCTTGGGTCGGACTTCGTAGTCGATTTTTAATTTGTGCGTTCCCAATTGGGCCGGTGCCAAAACACTTATTTTACTGCCATTATACGAATAGGGCGCCGCTTTGCCATTGACCATGATTTTGTTGAAATGGGTGTCGATGGCGTCTAGGTAAACAGAATCGGTTTTGTGCAACACTTCGAAGGTATAGACCACGCTTCCCTTAATGGATTTTTCGATGGGATCCGGATGAATTGAGACGGTCGCAGAGGTGAAATCCACACGGGCCGGGTTTTGTCCGTAAGACATCAAAGAAACCAAAATAAAGAGCAGGCAGCATCGTCTCATGTTAGAAGGGCAGCAAAAGTCAATCCAAAATACATAATTTAGTCCGATGAACCCCAATTTTCTACAAACCCCTATCGCCTATCTCAAGGGTGTCGGGCCCAATCGAGCCGAGACCCTAAAGAGCGAATTGGGCGTTCATACCTACGGCGACCTGCTACAGCTCTACCCAAACCGCTATCTCGATAAGACCCAATACTACAAAATCAACCAATTGAAAGATAGCGGTGCCGATGTACAGATAGTTGGCAAAATTGTACATCTTAAAACGGTTGAACAGAAAAGGGGAAAACGGTTGGTGGCCACTTTTGCTGATGATACGGGCAAAATGGAACTGGTTTGGTTCAGAGGCTACAAATGGATTCGTGAGAACATCAAAATAAACGAGCCCTATGTAGTGTTTGGGCGGGTGAACCGTTTTGGCAATATCTTTTCAATGCCTCATCCTGAAATGGAACTTCTAAAAAATCATGAAAGAGGGTTGAAAATAGCCATGCAGCCCATTTATCCCTCTACAGAGAAACTGGCAGCCAAAGGCATTACCAATAGGGTAATCAGTAAGTTACAACAACAATTGTTGCTCGAATCCAGGGGGCAGTTTGAAGAAACCCTCCCTTCCATTATTTTGCAGGAGCTGCAGTTACTTCCGAAATCTGAGGCCTTGTTGCACATACACTTTCCCAAAGACCAGGAATCATTGGCCAAGGCAAAGTTTCGCCTCAAGTTTGAAGAACTATTTTTTGTACAGTTGCAGCTTATATCAAAAAAAATTATCCGAAAACAGAAAATAAAGGGATTCCCATTTGAAAAAGTGGGCCATCTGTTCAATACCTTTTTTAGCGAGCACCTGCCGTTTGAACTGACCAAGGCCCAAAAAAGGGTTATCAAAGAAATTCGCGCCGATCTTGGCAGCAATGCCCAAATGAACCGGTTGCTTCAGGGTGATGTGGGATCGGGCAAGACCATTGTGGCACTGATGAGCATGTTGCTCGCCATTGATAATGGCTTTCAGACCTGCCTTATGGCACCCACCGAAATTCTAGCCAACCAACACTACAACGGACTTAAAGAGCTGTTGGGCAAAATGGATGTCTCCATCGAATTGCTGACCGGCTCTACCAAGAAATCGACTCGCAAAACCATACACGAGCGGCTTGAAAATGGCTCTCTGGACATTCTGGTGGGCACCCATGCCGTTCTGGAAGAAAAGGTGCGCTTCAAAAGCCTTGGTCTGGCAATTGTTGATGAACAACATCGCTTTGGTGTCGCGCAGCGTTCGAAGTTATGGAAAAAAGGAGCTTCCCACCCAAGCCCTGATAAAGGGGAGGTTGGGGGGGCTGTTCCACCCCACATTCTGGTCATGACGGCAACCCCTATTCCACGAACATTGGCAATGAGCCTTTACGGTGATTTGGACATTTCAATAATAGATGAGCTACCACCCGGTAGAAAGCCAATAAAGACCGTACACCGATATGACTCAAACCGATTAAAGGTCTTCCATTTTCTGAGGGAGGAAATTAAAAAGGGAAGACAGGTCTATATCGTATATCCCTTGATTCAAGAATCAGAGGCTTTGGATTATAAAGACTTGATGGATGGATACGAAAGCATCTCTCGTGAGTTTCCAATGCCTGATTATCAAATCTCGATTGTGCATGGGCGCATGAAAGCTGAGGATAAGGATTATGAGATGACCCGTTTTGTAAAGGGCGAGACACAGCTAATGGTGGCCACCACGGTTATTGAGGTGGGCGTCAATGTACCCAACGCCTCGGTCATGGTCATTGAAAGCGCCGAACGGTTCGGGCTTTCACAATTGCACCAGTTACGTGGCCGTGTCGGCCGTGGGGCCGAACAGAGCTATTGTGTTTTAATGACAGGCAACAAACTTTCAGATGATGCCCGTACACGTTTACAGACCATGGTACGCACCAACGACGGTTTTGAGATTGCCGAGGTCGATTTGAAACTGCGTGGCCCAGGCGACTTGATGGGCACCCAACAAAGCGGATTGCTAAACCTGAAAATCGCTGACATTGTCAAAGACAACCAAATCCTTAAAACCGCCCGCCACCATGCCCTTCGGTTGCTAAAAGAAGATCCTAAAATGGAAAAGCCTGAACATTTACCGGTTCGAAAGCACTATGCAAAAATGGTAAAGGACAAGGCGATTTGGGGGTATATAAGTTAAAACGCCCAGCATTGCCGGGCGTTTATAGGCTAGGTAAAATGAAGGTTAGTTGATGCTCTCGCCCTTTTCTGCTTTTTCAATGTTGGCTTGAACCCTGTCTCGATTTGCCTGTGCGGGCGCATTTTGCAAAGCAATCTTTAAGTGCTTCAAAGTTGATTTATGGTCACCTTTGGCAGAATAGGCCCTTGCGAGCCCGTAGTGAACCGGCCAAGTATTCTTATGGTTTTTGGCATTCCATTGAAAGACCTCCATGGCCTTATCGGTTTGCCCCTGCGCGATCAGCTGGCGCCCATAGCCATGTACCTGAAATACCGTGCCCAGAGGCAGGGCTTCTTCCATCAATGCTTCTGCCTCGGCAGTCTTGCCCTGCTTGGCCAGAATTTGTGCTTTAATGCTCAA
This portion of the Flagellimonas lutaonensis genome encodes:
- a CDS encoding M1 family metallopeptidase encodes the protein MRRCCLLFILVSLMSYGQNPARVDFTSATVSIHPDPIEKSIKGSVVYTFEVLHKTDSVYLDAIDTHFNKIMVNGKAAPYSYNGSKISVLAPAQLGTHKLKIDYEVRPKQTVYFLGWDDEIEGNEQIWTQGQGKYTSHWLPSFDDMTEKLEVDLSIVADMGLQVLANGSLKSLDTVNEYHRRWHYDMTNPMSSYLAAFVIGDFDKKTIKSNSGIPIELYYEPKDSTKVEPSYRYTKEIFDFLEAEIGVPYPWQNYKQVPVHDFLYAGMENTTLTIFSNTYVIDSTAFIDKNYVNVNAHELAHQWFGNLVTETSGKYHWLHEGFATYYAYLAEKEIFGEDYFYWHLLDKAKILYTLSENGDGEALTNPNANSLTFYEKGAWALVMLRQLVGEKAFKSGVANYLRKYSFKNVTIADFLAEMETASGKDLSSFQEEWLENEEFPWEATKTYLIKHRHGIKTYFQLNDADEETIKNMKWYHSGASDELKRQLILMYGEKIPVPDLKTILTNEKDLKTRQAVAQVVEKIPFELKEAFESLLKDESYMTQELALFKLWSNFPSERKKYLDKTQGLIGLPNKNIRLLWLTLALVTPDVSPKNKQVYFHELNGYTAPHHHFEVRQMAFQYLFSINALKDTALVNLIDATNHHVWQFKKFSRNLVGKLMADQQMSQRLKEVYKTLSKEMRTIFDELTKK
- a CDS encoding tetratricopeptide repeat protein, with the protein product MPHKEQLQFEFNEVDATSAVASLNWEKKQVPFKIEVPVTDIVLADIRQKLQAQPGFNRQTWEQAANFALNNGGDLDEALQWIDAAIAGQFFSQKTFNNLSIKAQILAKQGKTAEAEALMEEALPLGTVFQVHGYGRQLIAQGQTDKAMEVFQWNAKNHKNTWPVHYGLARAYSAKGDHKSTLKHLKIALQNAPAQANRDRVQANIEKAEKGESIN
- a CDS encoding patatin-like phospholipase family protein; protein product: MRALVISGGGSKGAFAGGVAQFLIEEARHRYDLFVGTSTGSLLISHLALNKIDKIKEIYSSVDQDSIFSSCPFVIKRKHGQEMIAINHWNVLRNFMKGSKTFGESENLRELIRRSITPEEFNLLKNSTTDVVVTVSNLSLNQVEYKSINDCTYDDYCDWIWISSNYTPFMSLVRKNGCEYADGGLGSLVPIEEAIKRGATEVDVIVLHTEVNYLNRMPSRNPFELITTIFAFMLDRIEHQNVRIGKMTANQHNAIINFYYTPTVLTTNSLIFNKERMTLWWKKGYLYAKNKNDETNPIEPYIQE
- a CDS encoding amidohydrolase → MRLFPTFCFSLFCLSLVAQGPNLEEEYKAIEEKVIQWRRDIHQNPELSNREFKTAEKIAKHLRSLGIEVQTGVAHTGVVGILKGNRPGKVVALRADMDALPVTERNDLPFKSNVTGEYLGEKVGVMHACGHDTHVAILMGVAEILSKNKDKINGTVKFIFQPAEEGPPPGEEGGAALMIKEGVLKNPDVDAIFGLHINSQTPVGTIRYKSGGAMAAAQSFVINVKGKQSHGSRPWSGVDPILISAKIIDGLQTIISREMDLTNEAAVITVGKIKSGVRSNIIPESAEMRGTIRTLDYNMKEKISRRMKEMVATIAKAYGGEATIDIQDNTDITYNDPDLVTQMLPTLQRVAGTDNVVTQNAITGAEDFSYFQREVPGFFFFLGGMTPGNENPYPHHTPDFLIDDSGLVLGVKAMTELALDYLENGQ
- the recG gene encoding ATP-dependent DNA helicase RecG gives rise to the protein MNPNFLQTPIAYLKGVGPNRAETLKSELGVHTYGDLLQLYPNRYLDKTQYYKINQLKDSGADVQIVGKIVHLKTVEQKRGKRLVATFADDTGKMELVWFRGYKWIRENIKINEPYVVFGRVNRFGNIFSMPHPEMELLKNHERGLKIAMQPIYPSTEKLAAKGITNRVISKLQQQLLLESRGQFEETLPSIILQELQLLPKSEALLHIHFPKDQESLAKAKFRLKFEELFFVQLQLISKKIIRKQKIKGFPFEKVGHLFNTFFSEHLPFELTKAQKRVIKEIRADLGSNAQMNRLLQGDVGSGKTIVALMSMLLAIDNGFQTCLMAPTEILANQHYNGLKELLGKMDVSIELLTGSTKKSTRKTIHERLENGSLDILVGTHAVLEEKVRFKSLGLAIVDEQHRFGVAQRSKLWKKGASHPSPDKGEVGGAVPPHILVMTATPIPRTLAMSLYGDLDISIIDELPPGRKPIKTVHRYDSNRLKVFHFLREEIKKGRQVYIVYPLIQESEALDYKDLMDGYESISREFPMPDYQISIVHGRMKAEDKDYEMTRFVKGETQLMVATTVIEVGVNVPNASVMVIESAERFGLSQLHQLRGRVGRGAEQSYCVLMTGNKLSDDARTRLQTMVRTNDGFEIAEVDLKLRGPGDLMGTQQSGLLNLKIADIVKDNQILKTARHHALRLLKEDPKMEKPEHLPVRKHYAKMVKDKAIWGYIS